The following are from one region of the Plutella xylostella chromosome 21, ilPluXylo3.1, whole genome shotgun sequence genome:
- the LOC105385416 gene encoding uncharacterized protein LOC105385416, whose protein sequence is MRLKIPLIFIIIPLVLSMEAIDDEHYRTKRQLNSLPIVYPYGGTIRFILGFVMPVPNEDMIGVIFGASFLYQYNQIQNISDISKYYPIKTISREQREAEWDRRRDERLTFYKAVEELLNVKGFHGRECVLRAICEAAQFPLEHEALFGEILHIILTPTYGRSAFEDDASWSSSMGDYVDAYTAGRQMFSCHYLYSGCPEGEGLLELVSLLKDEDNFV, encoded by the exons ATGAG ACTCAAAATCCCACTTATATTCATCATCATACCTTTGGTGTTATCTATGGAAGCTATTGACGACGAACATTACCGGACCAAGCGACAACTGAACAGTTTACCCATCGTATACCCTTATGGAGGCACAATTCGA tttATTCTTGGCTTTGTCATGCCTGTCCCTAACGAGGATATGATCGGCGTCATCTTCGGAGCGTCATTCCTGTACCAGTACAACCAGATTCAGAACATTTCTGACATATCCAAGTACTATCCTATAAAGAC AATATCCCGCGAGCAGCGCGAGGCAGAGTGGGACAGGCGGAGGGACGAGCGACTCACCTTCTACAAGGCTGTCGAGGAACTGCTGAACGT TAAAGGCTTCCACGGTCGCGAGTGCGTGCTGCGAGCCATCTGCGAGGCGGCGCAGTTCCCTCTCGAACACGAGGCTCTGTTCGGAGAGATACTGCACATCATACTCAC ACCAACCTACGGGCGCTCCGCATTCGAAGACGATGCGAGCTGGTCGTCCAGTATGGGAGACTACGTGGACGCCTACACCGCCGGCAGACAGATGTTCAGCTGTCACTACCTCTACAGCGGCTGTCCTGAGGGAGAGGGGCTGCTTGAACTCGTCTCGTTGTTGAAGGATGAAGATAACTTTGTTTGA
- the LOC119693212 gene encoding uncharacterized protein LOC119693212, whose protein sequence is MARMFRLIVLSYVGLVVFVLVNFGPNSDVEANQHRAKRYLAFLNISRFYIRLNTKAAMVPWTQIFTQAVGFRVNWDEAPDTFRPYKHLVHRRDLYTPLQMLLDRNGISGFHCIRRAICELDAHSRPPRVYHKILKIIFRYTSPATDRWHNRSGADCQESMHSCPFSILEASMYTDL, encoded by the exons ATGGCCCGAATGTTTCGTTTAATTGTGTTGAGTTATGTTGGACTTGTCGTGTTTGTGTTGGTTAACTTCGGCCCCAACTCTGACGTGGAGGCAAATCAGCATAGAGCAAAGAGATATTTGGCCTTTTTGAATATCTCGCgcttttat ATACGTCTAAACACGAAAGCAGCCATGGTGCCCTGGACGCAGATCTTCACCCAGGCGGTCGGGTTCCGAGTGAACTGGGACGAGGCTCCGGACACGTTCCGTCCGTACAAGCACCTCGTGCACCGCCGTGACTTGTATACCCCGCTGCAGATGCTGCTTGATAG AAACGGTATAAGCGGCTTTCACTGCATTCGCCGAGCAATATGCGAATTGGACGCCCACTCCAGACCACCGCGCGTCTaccataaaatattgaaaattatattcaG GTATACATCTCCAGCCACAGATCGATGGCACAACAGAAGCGGGGCAGACTGCCAAGAATCTATGCACTCCTGTCCATTCTCTATACTCGAAGCATCAATGTACACTGATCTTTAG
- the LOC105385431 gene encoding uncharacterized protein LOC105385431: MLIKRTFQHLTVVFLLVVSPVLCDERTNRTNYDVDMLSHSKVLSRRKRFLIFPEGSSFQLVFCITIPALALADIFLYGYTAALAWELPQDPYSPFDHKADPLHRRVDMKQIYFTDYDGKVLFKKPYKRRPIVNPAIAKRSVNSNEKGTRFKMDRKRMHTGHKRDFLKTEHMDERSVEFHRSSRASLYDKIEGLLKAMGANGRSCLLKTLCQVGQTHDHKQSSFLQEIMRTVFTLPKGKDFELERHQEYDSAHSVAESCDLVYPDCETAAAGPVSSFTL; this comes from the exons ATGCTAATAAAAAGGACTTTCCAGCACCTGACTGTGGTGTTCTTGTTAGTGGTTTCCCCCGTGTTGTGTGATGAAAGAACTAATCGTACAAACTATGATGTTGACATGTTAAGCCATAGCAAAGTGTTATCGAGACGAAAAAGATTTCTTATATTTCCTGAAGGCAGCTCTTTTCAGCTAG TGTTCTGCATCACGATACCCGCGCTCGCTTTAGCCGATATATTCCTATACGGCTACACGGCTGCCCTGGCCTGGGAGCTGCCTCAGGACCCGTACTCGCCCTTCGATCACAAGGCTGACCCCCTCCACCGAAGGGTTGACATGAAGCAAATATACTTCACCGATTACGACGGAAAGGTCCTGTTTAAGAAACCCTATAAAAG AAGACCCATCGTGAACCCGGCAATTGCGAAACGCAGCGTCAActcaaacgaaaaaggaacaCGATTCAAAATGGACCGGAAGCGGATGCACACGGGACATAAGCGGGACTTTTTGAAAACAGAACACATGGACGAAAGAAGCGTCGAATTTCACAGGAGCAGTCGCGCCTCCCTGTACGATAAAATAGAGGGGCTACTAAAAGC GATGGGAGCCAATGGCCGGTCTTGCCTACTGAAGACGCTATGCCAAGTGGGTCAGACTCACGATCACAAGCAATCCTCGTTTCTGCAGGAAATTATGCGGACTGTCTTCAC ACTACCCAAAGGCAAAGACTTCGAGCTGGAGCGCCATCAGGAGTACGACTCGGCCCATTCGGTGGCCGAGTCGTGCGACCTCGTGTACCCTGACTGCGAGACGGCAGCCGCGGGACCTGTGTCCAGCTTTACACTTTAA